The Chryseobacterium sp. 52 genome includes a region encoding these proteins:
- a CDS encoding DUF6443 domain-containing protein, whose product MYKKIYISLGLLWGLHHYGQVVLTSPPVPNTEVGDPQSIRLLPGFNFNSVNGTFRAYIGGSSSHNPGTYTPITVDYSATIPNTENYIYTRQYLVPTEVSDGSLQQIQSVQFFDGLGRPKQAVSIKSTPTGKDMVTPIPYDGFGRQVDSWLPVPMSSQSGNIQSGVESSATAYYQSNDINDSSPFSHKNLENSPLDRILSQNNPGSDWQNKPVVFGYDTNTAGEVKKYTTVTSWVDGATSSELSLSGTYDAAQLYKNTVTDEDNSKTIEFKNGRGQTLLVRKAISASENADTYYVYNEFDQLAFVIPPLASASVSLSASALYHLCYQYKYDGRSRLVEKKLPGKGWEQMVYNKKDQIILYRDTVLKNGITNFTADQSWTFTKYDQFGRVTYTGISRDGTPRQNIQNYVDNQAANVSYEARGGSFTLNGMTLEYGNVSYPTSIDKILAVSYYDTYPQGAPAVPGTILGQDVLPQTIQSSNVSTKSLPTASYVRNVENESWTKAYTYYDKKGRAISTHSVNHLGGYTKTESFLKFSGVPEYTLTQHQRVAGGTTINTKETFEYDHQERLVRHWHEVNGGTKELLAENLYNDLGQVQTKNVGNTTGSPLQSVKYAYNIRGWLTKVNDPSNLQNKLFAYELRYSRPDSQFSGSARYNGNISQMSWITQSDAVLRNYSYEYDALNRLKEGRFWDAMNLSRGEYHEQLTYDLNGNIKTLLRRGKQLPGYTAPEVMDDLEYHYENGEQSNKLAYLKEVGTGNALSGYPLSSGSTGSTIGYDLNGNMTTQQDKSISSIQYNYLNLPGKVIQNSKVTDYTYRADGVKVKKIFGTETTDYLDGFQYENGTLKFLPTAEGYFNFETGKYVYNYTDHLGNTRLSYFKNGSGAEIIEESNYYPFGLKHEGYNVMLGNPAYKYKYNGKELQETGMYDYGARMYMPDLGRWGVVDPLAEEYRRFSPYNYTVNNPVRFTDPDGMQIAPGSQEQWDKHKKDVQDKKSELETTKSGLAQKAKDEGWSSKKLSRQENRLSERILSLGGSLDNMGVLEQSDNVYALENSNGKDGITHYDSNTGNINLSFDGSTGEFIHEMTHGYQFETGSLVLYNSGYSADDLHDEVGAYQAQFAYDPNNHNFIKTNVSAWDSNKIQSTSEITTSWVGNMRSGIYSSHPNTQVTLSTSREALLKIYPKANLPQNYSIMKDPNVVIPKRFSK is encoded by the coding sequence ATGTATAAAAAAATATATATAAGCTTAGGATTGCTCTGGGGCCTTCATCACTACGGACAGGTTGTGTTGACTTCCCCTCCGGTTCCCAATACCGAAGTGGGCGATCCCCAAAGCATACGCCTGCTTCCCGGGTTCAACTTTAATTCTGTCAATGGAACATTTCGGGCCTATATCGGAGGATCTTCTTCCCATAATCCCGGAACCTATACCCCCATTACCGTTGACTATTCTGCCACTATACCCAATACTGAAAATTATATCTATACCCGACAGTATTTAGTCCCAACCGAAGTTTCAGATGGATCGCTGCAACAGATACAGAGTGTTCAGTTTTTTGACGGCCTCGGAAGACCCAAGCAGGCAGTCAGTATCAAATCTACCCCTACCGGGAAAGATATGGTGACGCCTATTCCTTATGACGGATTCGGCAGACAGGTAGACAGCTGGCTTCCCGTTCCCATGTCTTCCCAGAGCGGCAATATCCAGAGCGGAGTAGAAAGCAGTGCTACTGCCTATTATCAGTCAAACGACATCAATGATTCCTCTCCTTTCAGCCATAAGAATTTAGAAAATTCACCGCTTGACAGGATTTTAAGTCAGAACAATCCCGGATCAGACTGGCAGAACAAACCCGTTGTTTTCGGGTATGATACCAATACAGCCGGCGAGGTGAAAAAGTATACCACCGTTACCAGCTGGGTAGATGGAGCTACCTCCTCCGAATTAAGTCTGTCCGGAACTTACGACGCAGCACAGCTGTACAAAAATACCGTTACCGATGAAGACAACAGTAAAACCATAGAATTTAAAAACGGTAGGGGACAAACTCTATTGGTCAGAAAAGCCATCAGTGCTTCAGAAAATGCAGACACCTATTATGTGTATAATGAATTTGACCAGCTGGCCTTTGTGATTCCCCCGTTGGCTTCCGCTTCCGTATCATTGTCAGCCTCCGCTCTCTATCACCTCTGCTATCAGTATAAATATGATGGCAGGAGCAGACTCGTAGAAAAGAAACTTCCAGGAAAAGGTTGGGAACAGATGGTATACAACAAAAAAGACCAGATAATTCTCTATCGGGATACTGTTTTAAAAAATGGAATCACCAATTTTACCGCTGATCAGTCCTGGACTTTTACGAAATACGATCAGTTTGGAAGAGTTACCTACACCGGTATTTCAAGGGACGGTACTCCGAGACAGAACATCCAGAATTATGTCGATAATCAGGCTGCGAATGTCTCTTATGAAGCCCGTGGAGGAAGTTTTACCTTGAATGGCATGACCCTGGAATATGGAAACGTTTCCTATCCTACCAGTATCGATAAGATTCTTGCTGTCAGTTACTATGATACCTATCCTCAGGGTGCTCCTGCAGTTCCCGGGACCATTTTAGGTCAGGACGTCTTGCCCCAGACCATCCAGAGTTCAAATGTCAGTACCAAAAGCTTACCTACAGCTTCTTATGTAAGAAATGTTGAAAATGAAAGCTGGACAAAAGCATATACCTATTATGACAAGAAAGGCAGAGCAATCTCTACCCATTCTGTGAATCATCTCGGAGGCTATACCAAAACCGAAAGCTTTCTGAAATTTTCAGGCGTACCGGAATATACCCTTACCCAGCATCAGAGAGTTGCGGGCGGTACGACAATCAACACCAAAGAAACCTTTGAATACGATCATCAGGAAAGACTTGTAAGACATTGGCATGAAGTTAACGGAGGGACTAAAGAACTCCTTGCCGAAAACCTGTACAACGATCTGGGTCAGGTACAGACCAAAAATGTAGGAAATACAACCGGCAGTCCGCTGCAGAGTGTCAAATATGCATACAACATCAGAGGGTGGCTTACAAAAGTCAATGACCCTTCCAACCTGCAGAATAAACTCTTTGCCTACGAACTAAGGTACAGCAGACCTGACAGTCAGTTTTCTGGTTCCGCAAGATACAACGGAAATATCTCCCAGATGTCGTGGATTACCCAAAGTGATGCCGTACTGAGAAACTACTCCTATGAGTATGATGCCCTTAACCGACTTAAAGAAGGCCGTTTCTGGGATGCCATGAACCTAAGCAGAGGAGAATACCATGAACAGCTTACCTACGATCTGAACGGGAACATTAAAACCCTGCTCAGAAGAGGAAAACAGCTTCCCGGCTATACCGCTCCCGAAGTGATGGATGACCTGGAATACCATTATGAAAATGGCGAACAGAGTAATAAATTAGCCTATCTTAAAGAGGTGGGAACGGGTAATGCCTTAAGCGGCTATCCGCTTTCATCAGGAAGTACAGGAAGTACCATTGGCTATGATCTCAACGGAAATATGACCACCCAGCAGGATAAAAGTATTTCCTCCATTCAATATAATTATCTAAATTTACCTGGGAAGGTTATCCAAAACTCCAAAGTCACCGATTACACCTACAGAGCAGATGGGGTGAAGGTGAAAAAGATCTTCGGTACAGAAACGACGGATTATTTAGATGGTTTCCAGTATGAAAACGGAACGTTGAAATTCTTACCCACAGCAGAAGGTTATTTTAATTTTGAGACCGGGAAGTATGTGTACAATTATACCGACCATTTAGGAAATACCAGATTGAGCTACTTTAAAAACGGCTCAGGAGCAGAGATCATTGAGGAGAGTAATTATTATCCTTTTGGATTAAAGCATGAGGGGTATAATGTTATGTTGGGGAACCCTGCATATAAATACAAGTACAATGGGAAGGAACTGCAGGAGACTGGTATGTATGATTATGGAGCGAGGATGTATATGCCGGATCTTGGGAGATGGGGCGTTGTTGACCCACTAGCGGAAGAATACCGTAGATTTTCACCGTATAACTATACTGTAAATAACCCTGTAAGATTTACTGATCCTGATGGAATGCAAATTGCTCCAGGTAGCCAAGAACAGTGGGATAAGCATAAAAAAGATGTACAGGATAAAAAATCTGAATTAGAAACTACAAAATCAGGATTAGCTCAAAAAGCTAAAGATGAGGGATGGAGCTCTAAAAAATTGTCACGACAGGAGAATAGATTATCTGAAAGAATTTTGAGTTTAGGAGGCTCATTGGACAATATGGGTGTACTTGAGCAGAGTGATAATGTATATGCATTAGAAAACTCCAATGGAAAAGACGGGATTACCCATTATGATTCTAATACAGGAAATATAAATCTTAGTTTTGATGGTAGTACAGGTGAATTTATTCATGAAATGACTCATGGATATCAATTCGAGACAGGCTCATTGGTGTTATATAATAGTGGTTATTCTGCTGATGATCTTCATGATGAAGTAGGAGCTTATCAAGCACAATTTGCATATGATCCCAATAATCATAATTTTATAAAAACGAATGTATCTGCTTGGGATAGCAATAAAATTCAAAGCACGTCTGAAATTACAACTAGCTGGGTTGGAAATATGAGAAGTGGAATATATAGCAGTCATCCTAACACACAGGTTACCTTATCAACTTCAAGAGAAGCTTTACTAAAGATTTATCCAAAGGCTAATCTTCCCCAAAATTACTCTATTATGAAAGATCCAAATGTTGTAATTCCAAAAAGATTTTCAAAATGA